A region of the Culex quinquefasciatus strain JHB chromosome 1, VPISU_Cqui_1.0_pri_paternal, whole genome shotgun sequence genome:
AAACGGTTTGCGTGCCACTGTGGGATGACCTATCGGAAGGAGAGCCTGCTGATACAACACAAACATATTTGCGATATCCCGGAAGATATAGCAGAGAGCACGTGTCGCTTTTGTCAATTATTATTCACTGACTACTCTAACTTGTTGGATCACGTCAGGCAGCTTCACGGACCAGGAATGCCAGAAACGAAGTGCAGTTTTTGTTCGGAATGGTTTACGAATGTCTCATCCTTGGTAATTCATGAGCTGCGTCACCAACAATCAAATGTTCTCAAGTGCGACCAATGTAATCGCATATTTAGACAGCAGACCAATTTGCAACGACATCTGAAGGTGAGATAAAGTATCTCACTTCCAATCAAtactaaacaagattttttttcatttaaggaACACCAAAACAAAGTGGAGATTTTCGCTTGTGACGATTGCGGGAAAACTTTTACGCTGAGCATTAATCTAGAAATTCACAGACGAACTCACAGCGGAACCCGACCCAGTTTGTGTGATTTGTGCTCAAAGTGTTTTTACTGCCCGAGCAGTTTGAGGCTCCATCGGCTAACGCACTACAAAAAGCACCTTCAAGAAACGACGAAGGTATCTGGAAAAACAGCTTGCGGAGAGAACGAGTCAAATATTATCAAATTTGCAGGAAAAAAGGAGTTTTGAAGTGTGATATTTAAGTTGCAGATTACAGATATGCCCAGTATGAAAAAGATCattgtgaataaaaaaaacacacaacaaaTTCCGACTAATTCACTAATTCTTTATAATCTGAATTCAGGacagtaaaaatgtaaaaatgattttttttatcctcaGAATGGCAAACCATTAATTTCAAAACCAGTGTGATATTACACATGGTTCCGAAAATTCCCGAGGACTCCCCGCCTTTTTTGATTGTGGTGCTAATGAAAACGATAACATTATATGTAGATATGGCACAGCATTTTGCAGATTCTTTTTCAACTAAGGACGTAATATTCAAGTACCTGCAGTGCCACGTAATGGTTTGCATAATACTGGATATGCACTacagatagagctttaagaaCAAAGTTGGTTAAATAGCTTACCTGAGAACAGCATCTCAGTTCCAGTATGAGGTTGAGGTTCAGATCCAAGACGAACAGAAGGAGCTCCACTTTACGGCATCATTGATGATATCGCCTTGTTCAGTTTCATTCGCAAGACTTTAACCTTGTTTGGGATTCCGATGAAAAAATCGCGCCAACTTTCCAAACTGGTGCACATGATTAGCATAGACAAATTCAGcaaaagctcaacgctgctttttgatggtgagagatttgacagctcccatactaaatgtctggattttcatactttttgtaaattttcttttaaaataaaatacttaacatatgaaaactatatatttttggtgcccaaaattcctgctgaatcgaatggtgtacttatctcgattgcaaattttccgaacagtttttattttaataatattctagacacattttgtgcacctaatcaatcaatacttttatcataaataatcattttattgcttaaaaattgagttttcctgagctcccatattcaaatacatggaagctgtcatttctaacaccattggccacctagcggccatttcaaactggattcgTCTATTAAGGTAGTACGACATTCGATGTGGTAAGTCGTGGACCTTTACTTCGATGAATACAGTACTGCCGTGACCATTTCGTTTCGCTGAATGGACATTTCACAAAGCTGCACTAATATCAATTTctaacatgtatttttttttcttgattgctCATATTTTTGAAGacattaataataatttaaacgaATTTTAACGCTAGATGTTTTCTTTGTTGTAAAAGGTCAAACGAGCAAAAGTGGATTAAATgtttatccaggtttttaagcgaaaatggcgttcgaaaggtgaacgcccgaaatgtcaaaatcacgcagtggtaccaacattacgaaaaaagtgtgccatggcatgacagccacattttttttctaatgttggtgctattgcgcgattttgacatttcggacgttcaccattcgaacgccatcttcgcttaaaaacctggatagtgtAAAAGAAAGCCTGGCATGACCAGGATTTTTGAAATCAGTTTTTAGGAAATCACTTAAGTTCTAACGAAACTTCCTGTCGACTAAACTATATTTCTGAACCCGAAAGATTGGTTGTCAAATACGGCGTATTTATGAACTCGACAGTTTGCTTGCATGCATATTTTTttaggcatttttttaaaactacttTTGAAAACTCGGGTCTTGGAATCAATATGGCGGACCTTCCCGCAAATCtgacaattttcgaaatgtccattcggcgaaacgcAAACGACCTTCCGGAATGTCCAAACGCACTGGTTTAGAATAGTAatagtaattttatttggcaacgatatcctgttaAACTTTTTACCAGGGTAAGGATGGAATGTAGTAGGCTGCCGCCGAACCGAACacatttcaattttgatttcgttcactttttttcaaatttctttccttTTTCTACCACACTTTTTTCAATCTTCCACTTGAACGAGAACTTTCCTTAAAAACACATGAATTCACAGTTTACTTCGAACTTCCGCCGTCCGGCACCGATTCCACCGCGTTCCGACCGTCCAAAAGTGGCCACACTCGCGTCGATTCCCGGAACCGCGCGCGAAAGAAGCGTGCACGCCGCAGCCGAACACGAAAACGTGAACATTTTTGACATTCCACTCTCTCACCAACACCATCACAATCACGCAGCCTGCTGCGATTCAAGGGCTGACATCAAtcacattgaaattttgtttgtaaacagaAAACGGGTTGAAACGATTCGGATTTTCAACAGAATCATGACGGACACGGTGGGAAAATTGGAGGAAGAGGCCCTCAAGCGTAAGGAGCGTCTGCGAAATCTGA
Encoded here:
- the LOC6032032 gene encoding oocyte zinc finger protein XlCOF26 codes for the protein MMCRQVLPDTNGIEQIYIVKSEPGTDGENGPGLMASEDVDEIKQEPPSDDEEPETDVIRKEETKIKAEALDESEEESNYSACLERDEGDSGDLDSDRMSTKRRSLKRKSNGKQVPIEIRLARSEKRFACHCGMTYRKESLLIQHKHICDIPEDIAESTCRFCQLLFTDYSNLLDHVRQLHGPGMPETKCSFCSEWFTNVSSLVIHELRHQQSNVLKCDQCNRIFRQQTNLQRHLKEHQNKVEIFACDDCGKTFTLSINLEIHRRTHSGTRPSLCDLCSKCFYCPSSLRLHRLTHYKKHLQETTKVSGKTACGENESNIIKFAGKKEF